The DNA segment AGCGTAGGCACCGGTTCTGCTTTGTCTTTCAAGTTTCGTTTCTTCGGCTGCTTTGAAGAGGCTGTCTGCTGTCGTGCCGATTTTACAGTCTCCATGCACATATCCTCAGTCGTTGTAGAGTTTTGATTCATTTGACAGTCTGTAGAGGAACTTTCTACTGGGATATACGATCGATCCACACTATCATTGTCACAATCGAAGTCTTCACTCGATTGTGGCTCATCATGTGTTCCCGTGCTGTACTCAGTGGTAACGGCTAACCGCTTACTTTGAGTGCGAATACGTTTCGATCTACGGGTTGGTTCGGGTTCCGTCCGATTCTCCTTTTGGAATTTATACTTAACTACCTCTGCATTGTTGCTCATATGGGAGCTTTCCAAGGCGGTTGCTGGGGCTTCCAAATTGCATACTTCATTAGAACTGTAAAATGACCCGATTATTTCAGTTATCCTATTTCCTAGCGAAGGTGGGATTCATGATCCGTTTACTTACTGTGGACCAGCGTCTTTCAGCGTATGATTGGCAAAATCTTTTCCATTGTCGTTCAACCGGGTTGTAATAGCATCTCGAAGCTTACGGTCAGATTCACGAAACAACTTTACATGTTGCTCGATCGTTCTTAGCTTTGCGATGCACGTGTCACATACCATTTTGGAAAATGGATCATCCGCTGCAATCTGGAAAGAGCAAACTCTTTTCACTCCACTGCATCGATTACCGTGCCGTGCATTTCTGCTTGTCCACATCACATACCTCCAATCCTACATTGTTACGTATGATGGTTAGCAGTTCCCGATCTACGCTAGAGCCAAACAGGGAACACACATCTTTCGACGAACCGAGACACAATCGGCAAGTACAGTTTTCCGATTCCATTTGGATTTGGATCGGCTGCTGCGAGCAGCAAGAGTTGGCATAaactgtaaacaaaaacaaatggtTGAAGTTCCGCTCACCTCGTTCCAACAACAGCTTTGAcagcttctctctctctttcgtgaGAGCGGTGTGTGCTTCTCATTCTCACATTGCCGCGCTGGTGAGACGATTTGGCGGGCTCCAAATACTTTCATGAGGCAAACAGCCACATCACGTTGTCTCCAATACACGTTTGTAATCGGATGAACaatttcgtcatttttttatgCGTATTCCAGCTACGCGGgtaataaatttgaattccTATGCAGGAGCTGGCTGCTCGTGTTGAGGATCGTAAACGGCTACCAACGCCCTTACGCGTGTGGTAGGAAATTTGAATTCCTATGCAGGAGCCGGCTGCTCGTGTTGAGGATCGTAAACTGCTACCAATGCCCTTACGCGTGTGGTGGCTGGATGAAACAGAAAGATCAGCGCATCAGCAGCTTTTGCGATTGATGAGTAATCTGTTTGTGTACGCTTTGCGCAGAGAACATGCTTCGCAAGGCACAACTGTGAAAGGAGTACATACACATCTCGCTATCGCATCGATGCCTCTGACCCTACCCAACGCTGCTTCACGttgttctttaaaaaaagcgACAACACAGCGAACGCGTATTTGAAAGAGTGTATGATGTGTGGCTTTCAGTTGTACTTACGTGCCTTTTCTGCAATGCTTGTAAGATTGTTGGAGAATTTTCTGATTTAGAAGGATTCCACCCACACATAATGCTTACAATTCAATGCTCGCCCAAACTCAAATGTAATAATGATTTGTTTACTTATCAACGACAATGTATCAGCCATTACCATGCTTTCAAACAAATTGCTAACGCAGTAATGCTAAGACAAAACAATCATTCTTCTCGCCTTACCTAAagaagaacgaacgaacgaagggATATGAAAAAAAGCCACACCCAGATAACAGTATTGGCTGTGCTGTTGTCTCAACAATGCCTGAACAGTCAGCACTGAACATTGTTTCTAGACAATAGCGCGGCTCTAGCATTTTGCTTTATTGTAGAACTTTATATAGAAAAAATGGAATCGACTCGTCGTGTAGAAATAAAAACGTTAACGCCTGAGGTCTAGAAAAGGTTgtggcttcttcttcttttggctcaacaaccgttatgTTCTTTAGGCTCAACAACTACTTGTGGGCCCCgatccattcggggcttgaacccatgtcgGACATGTTGTTATGTCGTAGCTGGTGACTACATTTTGTAAATGTGGATTTTTCTAAGAGGACATTTTCTAAACGATCTACCAGAATGTGCGTATCTGCAATGAACTGTGATACGAAAACATAGTCGTGGTTCCCTCCAAGCACACGAAATCCAAAACGCTTCTCAACGTCAACGAAAGAGACGGTAGCACAAgccgagaaaaaaagaagaaaacatacaTTAGAATTGGTCTCATGGGTACTGCGTTGCGATGATATGCTCCCACAGTCCTGAACAACCGCTAGCAGTTGCCACCAGCAGTCTAGTTTAGTATTCATTTCTCAGTACTGGTGGACTAACGGGCGATGGAAACTGCACCATGCACCATGGCTAATTCCGAGCCAGAAACTGCCCAACTTGTGACCGAACATTGGTCGTATCAATTAGTGCGCGAATTAAACGATGAAAGTCTACATTTAAAAAGTACCATCAAATCCATCGCCATACGTGATTTATATCCTAAGGCTCGCTATCACTTTCTAGTGCTGCCAAGAAAGGATATTAATAATTTGCACGAGGTAATGATAGGCACGCTGtttggtggattttttttggttcgaaaCACTAATCTCTGTTTACTACAACCCCACCGTTTTACTTACGGTTGGATGCAGCTATCAATTGACGACGTTGCGCTGCTGGAGGACATGTACGGGCTGGCACAAAGTGTGATCAAAGAAGGCGGACTGGATACGAAACAGTTCAACTTTGGATACCACCTAAAGCCGCACATGAAACGGTTGCATCTGCATGTGATTTCGAAGGACTTTGATTCGCCGTGCTTGAAGCGAAGACATCACTGGACAATTTTCAATTCAGACATTTTCCAGTCGCACGATGGTaggtttggtttttctttctctctctcctcggTAAGGATTTTCTAAGctgatttaaatattttaatgatctgggtgtgtgtttttttcctattaGCGGTATTGGCTGAGCTGAAAATGCATGGAAAGATATACGAACGTCCGGATGCCTACATTGCAGCATTACGCAATGGGCCACTTAAGTGTAACGTCTGTTTGTATGAAACAGACAATTTACAGACGATGAAAAAACATATCGCCGTTCATACCAAACCCCATCTTATGTTACCGGCACTACGACAATAATGTAGTGTACAGAATATTCATTGAAGCGTTTAGTTTCCCTAGCCTTTGATTTGGTGTATCGCACCCAAGATACAAAGGAGCTTTTGAgtacaaaatatttacaaatgtTCTTCGCAAAGAAGAATaagtttataaaaataaactttgcAGAAAGCCTTTACGTTCATACGTATCGGTAAATATTTATTACTGTTCACATCAAActattaaacaaatatgtgTAATTCAAAGCTGTACAGCTGCGTAATTCGTATAATTAATGCTATGAAAGCTGGCTTGAAATGCGCTCTATGTTCATCGAGTACACCGAGTGCGAGGATATTAAATTCCGATCTTGCAATGCTCTATATAGCTCTAAGGCGTTTATCTTGCGGCTGACACTAGGATACCTGTAATCaggcaatacaaaaaaacatatattaaTTTTCTGTCGTGCACAAAAATCGATGCTAATTGTATGTTATAATAGATGGCGTGACCGCGTAAATTATACGCGACATACGTGTTGCATGACTTACAAGTTTTCACAGCTCGCCAAAAAGGTGGAATCCGTTGGTGGCGTTTTCACGTAACACAGAATTTCCCTGTCCAGTTCCATCGGTTCGTCATcgattttggttttggtgactGTGTTCCGCACATCCATAGGATCCATCCCACGACCCACATCATAGTAGAACGTCCCGTTAGCAGTGACGCGGTAATGTTTGCGCGCCATAATCACGGCGGAAAGAATGTTTTTCAGCAACACTTGCACCGAGCTTACGATAAGCTCGACCGCAGCATCATCGGCACTGGCTAGCCCGTGCTCCCACGCACCTACGAGGAGACGACCGAGCACCAGCCCATTATCTGGCAGAAACAGCTCCTGTGCGGCGTAGCGCATCGTTGGAAGCGTTGCGCCACACTGCGTGGAAGAGCCGTGCTCCTGATCTGGACCAGCGGGTTCGCGTGGAATGTAATCATACGGTGACATGGGTTCGAAGGTCGATCGATCAGATGACGATTTGGAGGAGCGTTTGCGCTTCTTGCTGCTGCGCCCGTCCGCCTGCTGCATCGATGACAGACAACTGTAGCCCGTTCCGTCACCGGCGGCACCGTACACACTGGACGGTGAAACCATTTGCGCTCCATCGAAATGATTGGCGGACGATTGGGGTACGGAAACGGCATCGATTTTGTTCAGGATTGCCAGCAGGAAGCGGTTGTGCAAGTGCAGCTGATTCGGGCTGAACAGTTTGCGGCATTCGAGGTCGAACTCTTCTTTGGAGTGTTTCTTGCGGAACCAGAGCTTCATGTTGGTCAAGTACATCGTCCACTTGTCGCCCAATGCCAACATGAGCGCTTGTTTGGCGCTGTCCACTTCGGTGCTTTCGACGCTAGAGCTCATTTTATTGCATAGCACTGAAAACAGGGGGAAATATTAAGCACAATTTTCTCTACGAACAAAAACAGTCCTTCGCAGCACTCTTGTTTACAAAATGTTGCGGCTGTCAAAGGCCCCACAAGCTAAAGCCGCGTATAAACGTGTATCGCCGAATGCACAGTAAGAAACATTTGTAGGGTTCTGAAGGTGGTTTCCATGGTAATTGGGTAAACTTACGATCACCGTTGGGCTTCTGGTAGCAATAATAATTGTAAAAAGGTCGATCGCCTCTACAAAACAagattttgaaataattttacaacaattatgatgatgatgattttacAACAATTATTGACTATTTGGGAATGTTGTGGTTCAGAAGATTGCATTGGAACTACAATCAGTTTTAGCTAATTACCATACTTTattacaacacaaaacatttcTCAAAACAGTCTTTCTCACAATGTGATGTGACTCGTGTTCATGCTTTTCGGATTCGAAGTGCACTCGGGTGTTCATAATAATGTTTCCCCCCTACTATTTCCTAACAGCACACTTTGTTGGTATGTACCATCTGTATGTGGTTGTAATTGTAAATGTTGTAACTCGAGCGAGTTCTGGGATGGgattgaataaattattctAGATAAGAAATAGTAGCGCGCGTAATGGCTCGTTTCATTCATCGATGTATCCATCTCACTATTTTGAACAGATCGCTTTGTTTCAACTGAAATCGTAATGCAGATTGAGTTTTCTTATACAGCTTATTTTGAGGCAGAAAGCCTATAATAACACACGTACGGTACGAGGGAAACAATTAGGATAACACTTAGTCACACTAGGATGGATCGAGTTTTGTTAAACAAGCAAGACATAGAACACATACGTACGTTAAGGGACCAACCAGGCAAGTAGCGCAATGGCACAATCGTCTCTTCTCGTAAAGTTATAGTTCACCAGCCCAGAACAAATTGTTAGTGTACCAGCTTGGTGTTGTTAGCGTAGGCAGTAGGACAATCCACCCAACCAGCCCGAGCACGTAAAATCCAATGAACAAATACTTTTTACGTTGCGGTTGCGATTGCACCTCCTGGACGTCGGGAAATCCCATATGGTTGCAGAAGGCATGCACAACGAACGGTGCGACAAAATGTCCCGACCGCACGAATAGATGTGCCGAGTAGATGCCAAAGATGGTGGTGTAGAAAAATTGGAAGAACGATATTATCAGCACCTCCCGCAGTGGGCGTCCGTTCTGCAGGCGCTCCTTAATATGGTGCAGATGCGCCAGCCCGAACAGAAGCGGTGTGATCAGCATTGCGATTGATGGTCGAAACGTTTGCAGCAGCAGGGGCAACATACAGGCACGAAAGGTGAATTCCTCCGACAGTGGCGCCACGAGGTGGTTCCGCAGCCACACCAGATTGCGCACCGCATTCATCCAGTACATCGGCTCGGAGTAGATGCGCCAGATGCCGTTCGATAGCTGTACGCTGAGCGGACCGAGAAACAGAACCATCGTGAGGAGCAGGGGAACGAACGTGGCGGTAAACAGCCCTTCCTTCCGGAAGCCCATTATCTGCCACATCGTGTACCGCTGGAACACATCCTTGCTGGTAAGGGTTAGCACGAAAAATGGAGCTACGAGCATTACCACAAACACGCTAAAAAACCGTCGCTTTATGGTTGAAGGATGATCGCTAAAATGGGACGGATATTAACACAGGCGTTGGTTACCGTTGGTCGGATAGGGATGAAGCGTAGACCTCGGGGTTGGGGATGTTGATGTATTGCCAGCAGTGGGAAGCATCTTACCGGTCGTGTTTGGAGTTCCATACGTACAAGCTAGCGACATAAATTACGGATATCACAAAACAGGCCCCAACCGACACGAAGGGCGATAGGTAAACGGTCACTGTGCCCGTGGCCTCCGGATGCTGTTCCGTGGTTATCTCGTTTGCCATGCCGGCAGACCAAATCCTCACGAACAGATCCCAGCGCTGCAAAATCGGTACCAGCTGTTCCACTTTGGCATTCGTTTGGCAAGCTGGTGATGCGGTATGGCAGGTACCGCCAGGGAGTTCGAACGCAGGACCGAGGGGGAAGCAAATGAGCAAAAATTAACCGCAACGTTTGAATAATGCTCTCCACCGATCGCTTGGTGTAGAGAAAAAGTTATGCACAGCCGTAAATAGTGCACCAAAGACAACAAACATCAATAATAACAACACCTCCCCCCGAGCAGCTGAACAGCTGTCATTGTGCTGCTGTTTTGAGCTGCCCGTTCGCTTGAAGGGTTAATTCAGCAGCTCAGCAACTGCTtgtaaaaaacaataacaaatcaaAGCATATTTGCTCCAAGTTCATGGCGATAATTTAGTGAGCGAGAAATTACTTTCAttcacatttttggcataaaacAGTACAAAAACGAATTCATTTGAGTGTAGTAATGCAATTATGCTACGAAACAGCACAAATGCGCTGAATGTCAAGAAATTGACAGCAGCGCTGCGTTCGAGCGAGCCGTCAAcaaactccccccccccccccatcctgCAAGAACATTTCCGTTCACTTTTGTTGTGAAAATTTTCGTGTTCGTAGAAAGTTTACCGTAGGTGGAAAATATGGTGCGTAAAGTGTCGCTAAGTTAATGAAGTAAAAAGTGGAACGATCGGCAATGTGATTCGATTTTGGGAAGAAGGGACAGGACTTTGCGTTGTGCTGTGCATACACGGTGGCATAAATCTGTTCCATAGCATCGCAAAGGGAGGCAGGGAGCTGCTCCAAGATTGGTCTGCACTCTGATCGATTGGGGGAAATCCCACTTTGTCGTCAGGAAAAATGGCCTACACGAACAACGTTGGAGATATAGTGCACCTGAACGTTGGCGGTACAAGATTTTCCACTTCGAGACAAACGCTAACTTGGGTTCCGGACACCTTCTTCACCTCCCTGTTGAATGGGCGCATATCTAGGTGAGTGTTGAGCGGCCACGCAAACAAGCTGCACGAGACAAGACGTAAAAAAACATGTCCCTTATGCTACTCCATGCAGTTTGCGAGATGAAACGGACGCTATTTTCATCGATCGGGATCCGAAGCTATTTAGCTTGGTACTGAACTACCTGCGAACGAAGGAAATCGATATCAAGTCGGTCGACATTCGGGTGCTTCGCCATGAGGCCGAGTTTTACAATATTGCCCCCCTGATCAAACGGCTGATGCTGTGCGAAGAGATGGATCAGTCTAGTTGCGGTGATGTTCTGTTCTATGGCTATCTTCCCGCTCCAAGTAAGTTGTTCGGGCGGTTCTGATTTGAAGTTTGATCCATTAAAATGGCATTATTTTTCACTTGCAGATATTCCCATTCAAGAAATTTCCAACGGCTCATCCGGCTCGTCCGGTAGCTCGATCAGTGCGGGAACAGCCACCACAGGCTCGTACACGTCGGCCACAAGCTCTTCAACGCAGCAGGGCAAATCGGATTCGATGCCGGGTCCGTCGAGCAGTCAGCAGAGACATCAGCAACCAAATTCAAATGCAACAGCTCCGCCATCCTACAACCCCACAGGGTCGGCCGCCGGTCCCGGCAGCATTTGTCAATCCAATCCGCGCCCCGGATCGATGGTTCGGGTTCCGGAACTATCCCAAGGCGCACCGGGTCCCTCCACCAGCGGCAGTGGCGGAAATGGCGGCGTAGGAGCAGCAGGCACATCTGGCAGTAGCGGAGGAGGCGGGAATGGTGGAGCCGGTAGTGGGGGCAGTGGCTCTTCGCGGCATGCCGGTCACTCGCGCAATTCGTCCTGGGATTTGCGCGTTTCCTACAGCGGCAATGGCAACCGCAACTCCCAGTGGATGCCAGGCCATTCGCGCACGGCCTCACTTGATATGATGCGCCATTCGCGCAACTCATCCGTCGACCTGAACAAATACATACGGAACGAGGTGGGCCTGCTCTTTGGCCCCGGTACTACGGGCGCGGGCTGGGCCGATCCGATGCGGGTGCAGATCATCAAGGCGCACCACAACTGGATCTCCGTAGCGTACGCACACTTCGTGACGTGCTATCGGTTGAAGGATTATTCCGGCTGGCAGCAGATCTTCGTGTCGCCGTACATCGAAACTACGATCGAGCGGATCGCAATCAACGCGAAGATGAATCTGGCCACTTCGGCGGGCGAACAGTCGCACAGCAAGATGGTAGCAATCTCGTACGGCAGCCAAATTCGGCTGTGGGGAATCTCGGAGGACGGCAGCAAGGCCGAGGTGGGCACGTTTAATTTGCATGTGCGCGTGGAGTATTTGTTCTTCATTGGCAGCCAGCTGGTTGCGTTGTCGTCGTCCGGCAAGATCGGCGTTTGGCATGCGATGACGCAGCACTGGCAGATACAGGATCTCGTTCCGATACTTTCGTTCGATACGGCCGgttcctttttgctgctggGCTGCAACAACGGTTCGATCTACTACATCGGTAAGCATCTGTCGGGAATGAAGCAGATTGGGGAAGCTGCTGCTAGTGCAAGACTAATGTGTCGCTTTTATAATGTTTTAAGATATGCAAAAATTCCCACTGCGTATGAAGGACAACGATCTACTGGTGACAGAGCTGTACAAGGACCCTTCGAACGATCACATCACCGCCATCTCGGTGTATCTAACTCCGAAAACAACAAGTAAGTGCTGGAAGTACCAAAGCTCTTGTTTCCCCCTTTGTGTAGACAGTTGTCTTCGTCCAACGCACGCCGTAACGCAGATTAGTTTGCCGCTAACCACATTCGTGTTCTGTTTGTAGCGCTATTGGCTTACCTCCCCCCCCTTACCACGTTAGACCACCTTTTACCCTCTGTCGCCCACATTTTCATCGGAAACTCTACGCAAGTTTTGCACGTTTACTCACAATTATATAttaaacaccaccaccaccaccaccatcacagcCGCTGCGTTTCCGCGTCGTGGCACCAGGAAATCACGTGTACAcaatcatacaaacactcacactttCCACCGATTGCGTTGATTTTGCCGGAAATTAACATGCTTGTTAGTGTTGTTTCCGACCTCACGCTCCATTTAAACGGTTTATACATTATTTTCTACCTCTTGCATTGCTTGAACTTTCATCATCTCTTTtcgaatcggaattggcttagtttgtgtgtttttgttatacGATTTTTGTTCCTGAATTTAAACGCAAGATGAAAAAGCAACATCGAGAACCGTGAAAgactaaactaaaaaaaaggaaaacatatatatgtgtgtgtgtgagttcgAGTCGCGTGAAAAACGAATTAGCTCCTGTATCACACATGAACACATACTTTGCAAATGCGATACCGTTTCCGTTACGTACACttattctctttctctcttttatttCCCTTCCTATCGCCGTGCGTGTGCAATCGGTATTTGGCAATTGCATTGTGATTGCATTAACTTATGGTTTCGGCTCGCGTTAGCCGCGGATCGGGTGAAGGAAGGTAAACTGTCCCTGTTTGAAGCAGAGAAAGATAGAACTTCAGCAACAGCTGGAAGGAGCTGGCCAACAtttcgctttttgttgttgtggacgTTCTTTTTTCGTTCCTTTCTGGGCCACCGTGGCTGGCGCCAGacattgtttgtttcgttttgctatttttcctattttcgtTGCCCTTCTTGATCTGTCGTGTTTCACCTTATTGTTTCGCATTCGCCAACCGATTGATCAACACATCATACCCATAATACGTGTACCCATACCCATCCACCATGGCGCATgtgaatgatttgttttgcgtgttttttcgTACCGTGTTCGTGTTGCGTTACACTTTTtcggttgttttgtgttgttaaaCGTTGGTTGTACTCTCATTGAGTGAACGTGGTTTTAGTATCTTCCGGGGTGGTacgctggtggtggtactaACTTTTGTTTGTACTATGTCATTTAACATGTCGTCGTAATGCACATTATTTCATTTGGTCCATCGTCTATGTATGTTTGcaacgtgtgtgtttttagttCCATTTTGGCGGATCCTTTTGATTGTCGTTTTTCCTAATGCCTAAATTTATATTCAACGCTAATGTATTGTTTGTGTATTCCTGTGTTGATTCGATAGGCCTTTCGGGGAATTGGATCGAAATTGCGTACGGTACGCGATCCGGCTCGGTGCGTGTCATTGTTCAACATCCCGAAACGGTCGGGCACGGGCCTCAGCTATTTCAAACATTCACCGTACACCAAAGCCCGGTGACGAAGGTGACTCTGTCGGAGAAGTTTTTAATTTCGGTATGCAGCGAGTACAATCACGTGCGTACCTGGCAGGTGCCCCGGTTTCGAGGCATGATCTCCACTCAACCCGGCTCGACACCAGAAGCATCGTTTAAGGTAAAATCAATCTGATTCCGAACGACAAATTCgttaattttactttttactttTATCTTCTTGTAATACACCCCTCAACTCTGTTATTGTAGATCGTTTCACTGGAAGCCGTTGATTCGACGTTTAGCTATTCGGCCGGGAACGATTTCGGTCCGTTCGGCGAACAGGACGACGAGCAGATATTCGTGCAAAAGGTCGTCCCCGACACGGACCAACTGTACGTTCGGCTGGCCTCGAATGGGGATCGCGTTTGTTTGATCAGATCCGTGGACGGTACCACAATAACATCGTTCTGCGTGCATGAATGCGAGGGATCGCGGATGGGTTCGAGACCGCGCCGGTTCATCCTGTCCGGCCACTGTAACGGTGCAATACAGATGTGGGATCTCACGACTGCGCTGGAAATTTCGAAAAAGAAGGATCAACCCAAGCGCACCGTCGGGGGACCGACGGCCGACGAGCTGATCCGAGAGTTGGACCAGTGCGACCTAAGCAATAGCCACTGCTCGACGCCCTGCATGTCACCCTGCCCGTCAGCATTTTCGGGCAGCATGATGGAGGCGAACACTGTCGGACGACTGAAACCGTTCAATGTGGCTTTCTTGAATCAGTCAGCTGCAGCGGCAGCCGCAGCCATGGGACTCGGTGGACCACAGGCTGTGCCGGCGCAGGGTCCGGGAGCGATGGGAGCGGCTGGTGCTGGAGCGGCTGCTggtgcggctgctgctccgcAACAACCGGCATTGGCTGCTCAGCAACCTAATCAACCAAACTGATCTCTATTCCGCCGGCGGAGGGACATTTGAGAGTGGTTCCTGTGTTGTTATCTCGAGGTGGAATTTTAGCCGAGGGATGGAAGGTGGCGAATGGTAAAGCCTCACCCCGTCCTTCCAGCCCAAACGCAGTGTTTAAGCTATGCAAGAAGTCCTTATAGCTAATAGGTAATTTTCTCCCATTCTCAGATCTACAAAACTCTCACGCGATAAACGTTGTGCGTTCAAGTTCATGTTCTATGAGTCAgtggaaggattttttttttctcagcaCACGCTCTTGCCCAACTGGGGCACTAGCATGCTTTCCGTTGCAAATCTATTGTTTATTGTGCTGTTTAACGCATAATGTCAAATATCGCCTGTTTAGAGGTTCAATTACAATTATGTTTAAACTAATGAAGCGAGTTAGGCCGAGCAGGTGAACggatatatttttgtataataAATTTTACTGCAATATAACTGAACATTCCACCATGGTTCGCTGGCCGTTGTTGCCGTAGCAATCATTTGTAAAGTAAACGGAATAAGTTACCGGTAGCAGAATCATGCGGTAAGTGTTGGGCGATCTGTACCGCCGTTAAACCTTCACTGTCGGGAACATAACACAAATCTTGGCGATACTTTAAAAGCAATCGAACTATTGGACAATTGTCTGCCTCCACCGCGTAGTGTAAGGGTAAACGGCCACGTGCATCGGTGTGTGATTGGGGAACTGGCAAGGTTTGAAGCAGAAATTCAATTTCGGCCCGGGCAAAGAAGCTATTTTTAACTACCCGGTGATGTAGCACGGTTTGGCCATTATTGTC comes from the Anopheles coluzzii chromosome 2, AcolN3, whole genome shotgun sequence genome and includes:
- the LOC120961673 gene encoding CAAX prenyl protease 2, with amino-acid sequence MANEITTEQHPEATGTVTVYLSPFVSVGACFVISVIYVASLYVWNSKHDRDHPSTIKRRFFSVFVVMLVAPFFVLTLTSKDVFQRYTMWQIMGFRKEGLFTATFVPLLLTMVLFLGPLSVQLSNGIWRIYSEPMYWMNAVRNLVWLRNHLVAPLSEEFTFRACMLPLLLQTFRPSIAMLITPLLFGLAHLHHIKERLQNGRPLREVLIISFFQFFYTTIFGIYSAHLFVRSGHFVAPFVVHAFCNHMGFPDVQEVQSQPQRKKYLFIGFYVLGLVGWIVLLPTLTTPSWYTNNLFWAGEL
- the LOC120961674 gene encoding aprataxin-like translates to METAPCTMANSEPETAQLVTEHWSYQLVRELNDESLHLKSTIKSIAIRDLYPKARYHFLVLPRKDINNLHELSIDDVALLEDMYGLAQSVIKEGGLDTKQFNFGYHLKPHMKRLHLHVISKDFDSPCLKRRHHWTIFNSDIFQSHDAVLAELKMHGKIYERPDAYIAALRNGPLKCNVCLYETDNLQTMKKHIAVHTKPHLMLPALRQ
- the LOC120961668 gene encoding SH3KBP1-binding protein 1 isoform X1 codes for the protein MAYTNNVGDIVHLNVGGTRFSTSRQTLTWVPDTFFTSLLNGRISSLRDETDAIFIDRDPKLFSLVLNYLRTKEIDIKSVDIRVLRHEAEFYNIAPLIKRLMLCEEMDQSSCGDVLFYGYLPAPNIPIQEISNGSSGSSGSSISAGTATTGSYTSATSSSTQQGKSDSMPGPSSSQQRHQQPNSNATAPPSYNPTGSAAGPGSICQSNPRPGSMVRVPELSQGAPGPSTSGSGGNGGVGAAGTSGSSGGGGNGGAGSGGSGSSRHAGHSRNSSWDLRVSYSGNGNRNSQWMPGHSRTASLDMMRHSRNSSVDLNKYIRNEVGLLFGPGTTGAGWADPMRVQIIKAHHNWISVAYAHFVTCYRLKDYSGWQQIFVSPYIETTIERIAINAKMNLATSAGEQSHSKMVAISYGSQIRLWGISEDGSKAEVGTFNLHVRVEYLFFIGSQLVALSSSGKIGVWHAMTQHWQIQDLVPILSFDTAGSFLLLGCNNGSIYYIDMQKFPLRMKDNDLLVTELYKDPSNDHITAISVYLTPKTTTADRVKEGLSGNWIEIAYGTRSGSVRVIVQHPETVGHGPQLFQTFTVHQSPVTKVTLSEKFLISVCSEYNHVRTWQVPRFRGMISTQPGSTPEASFKIVSLEAVDSTFSYSAGNDFGPFGEQDDEQIFVQKVVPDTDQLYVRLASNGDRVCLIRSVDGTTITSFCVHECEGSRMGSRPRRFILSGHCNGAIQMWDLTTALEISKKKDQPKRTVGGPTADELIRELDQCDLSNSHCSTPCMSPCPSAFSGSMMEANTVGRLKPFNVAFLNQSAAAAAAAMGLGGPQAVPAQGPGAMGAAGAGAAAGAAAAPQQPALAAQQPNQPN
- the LOC120961672 gene encoding transcriptional adapter 1-like — protein: MSSSVESTEVDSAKQALMLALGDKWTMYLTNMKLWFRKKHSKEEFDLECRKLFSPNQLHLHNRFLLAILNKIDAVSVPQSSANHFDGAQMVSPSSVYGAAGDGTGYSCLSSMQQADGRSSKKRKRSSKSSSDRSTFEPMSPYDYIPREPAGPDQEHGSSTQCGATLPTMRYAAQELFLPDNGLVLGRLLVGAWEHGLASADDAAVELIVSSVQVLLKNILSAVIMARKHYRVTANGTFYYDVGRGMDPMDVRNTVTKTKIDDEPMELDREILCYVKTPPTDSTFLASCENLYPSVSRKINALELYRALQDRNLISSHSVYSMNIERISSQLS
- the LOC120961668 gene encoding SH3KBP1-binding protein 1 isoform X2; amino-acid sequence: MAYTNNVGDIVHLNVGGTRFSTSRQTLTWVPDTFFTSLLNGRISSLRDETDAIFIDRDPKLFSLVLNYLRTKEIDIKSVDIRVLRHEAEFYNIAPLIKRLMLCEEMDQSSCGDVLFYGYLPAPNIPIQEISNGSSGSSGSSISAGTATTGSYTSATSSSTQQGKSDSMPGPSSSQQRHQQPNSNATAPPSYNPTGSAAGPGSICQSNPRPGSMVRVPELSQGAPGPSTSGSGGNGGVGAAGTSGSSGGGGNGGAGSGGSGSSRHAGHSRNSSWDLRVSYSGNGNRNSQWMPGHSRTASLDMMRHSRNSSVDLNKYIRNEVGLLFGPGTTGAGWADPMRVQIIKAHHNWISVAYAHFVTCYRLKDYSGWQQIFVSPYIETTIERIAINAKMNLATSAGEQSHSKMVAISYGSQIRLWGISEDGSKAEVGTFNLHVRVEYLFFIGSQLVALSSSGKIGVWHAMTQHWQIQDLVPILSFDTAGSFLLLGCNNGSIYYIDMQKFPLRMKDNDLLVTELYKDPSNDHITAISVYLTPKTTSLSGNWIEIAYGTRSGSVRVIVQHPETVGHGPQLFQTFTVHQSPVTKVTLSEKFLISVCSEYNHVRTWQVPRFRGMISTQPGSTPEASFKIVSLEAVDSTFSYSAGNDFGPFGEQDDEQIFVQKVVPDTDQLYVRLASNGDRVCLIRSVDGTTITSFCVHECEGSRMGSRPRRFILSGHCNGAIQMWDLTTALEISKKKDQPKRTVGGPTADELIRELDQCDLSNSHCSTPCMSPCPSAFSGSMMEANTVGRLKPFNVAFLNQSAAAAAAAMGLGGPQAVPAQGPGAMGAAGAGAAAGAAAAPQQPALAAQQPNQPN